Proteins encoded in a region of the Diabrotica virgifera virgifera chromosome 4, PGI_DIABVI_V3a genome:
- the LOC126883647 gene encoding uncharacterized protein LOC126883647, giving the protein MTTVYENQEHSDSVVMPPIFDIYRKPMFDESIRKAEYRTYAPFIKSFNCNDIVEFSINQVDSFFEMSETLLCIKGSLVDKAGSGTITLANNVGAFLFDSCTYSESAREMETVRDPGIVSAVRAMTCYNQEDSKYMVMAGWNYPNNPILNDTSFNIQMPLKHIFNIFNDYPMITCGRQTIRLVRARNDNDCLIITDAATTAKINITNIELRVKHIYPNDEIKLQLMTSIQEDRPIVIPFRKWELHELPAITKGARREVWAVKTSTSVERPRYVIVFFQTGKRNTITSDPTLFDNVSIQSIRLSLNGEYWPNERMQLDFSKTDYNEAYFNDTEFYPSYIHSQQKRPLLDFLAFKNRALFVIDCSKQEESMKASTVDVKLDIEANNGFPDNTKAYCIIIHDCVMEYFPLTEIVKSLT; this is encoded by the coding sequence atgaCGACAGTGTATGAAAATCAAGAACATTCAGACAGCGTAGTAATGCCTCCAATATTCGATATTTATCGTAAGCCAATGTTTGATGAATCGATTCGAAAGGCTGAATACCGAACATATGCACCATTCATTAAATCATTCAACTGCAATGATATTGTTGAATTCAGCATTAATCAAGTTGACTCGTTTTTTGAAATGAGCGAAACCTTGTTATGCATTAAAGGATCACTCGTCGATAAAGCGGGATCTGGAACAATCACGCTAGCAAATAATGTGGGTGCTTTTCTGTTCGATTCGTGTACGTACAGCGAAAGCGCACGGGAGATGGAAACAGTGCGGGATCCTGGTATCGTAAGTGCTGTACGTGCTATGACATGTTACAATCAGGAAGATTCCAAGTATATGGTTATGGCAGGTTGGAATTACCCTAATAATCCCATTCTAAACGATACTTCATTCAACATACAGATGCCTCTTAAGcacatttttaacattttcaacgaTTATCCAATGATTACGTGTGGTCGTCAAACAATAAGACTAGTTCGAGCTCGAAACGACAACGATTGTTTAATTATTACAGATGCAGCTACAACAGCAAAGATTAACATCACCAACATTGAGCTCAGAGTGAAGCACATATATCCCAACGATGAAATTAAACTACAACTAATGACGTCCATTCAAGAAGATCGCCCTATAGTTATTCCGTTTAGAAAGTGGGAATTGCACGAATTGCCTGCCATTACCAAAGGTGCTAGGCGTGAAGTTTGGGCTGTTAAAACTAGCACATCCGTTGAAAGACCACGTTATGTCATTGTTTTCTTTCAAACAGGCAAACGTAACACAATCACATCTGATCCCACATTATTTGACAATGTCAGCATCCAAAGTATTAGATTATCGTTAAATGGAGAATACTGGCCAAACGAGAGAATGCAGTTGGATTTTAGCAAAACTGACTACAACGAGGCCTATTTCAACGATACCGAATTTTACCCAAGCTACATACATTCCCAACAAAAACGACCTCTACTTGATTTCTTAGCTTTTAAGAATCGTGCATTGTTCGTTATCGATTGTTCGAAACAAGAAGAAAGCATGAAAGCATCCACCGTTGACGTAAAACTCGATATTGAAGCGAATAACGGTTTTCCTGACAACACCAAGGCCTATTGTATTATTATTCACGACTGTGTAATGGAGTACTTCCCTCTCaccgaaattgtaaaaagtctAACTTAG